A part of Citrifermentans bremense genomic DNA contains:
- the draG gene encoding ADP-ribosyl-[dinitrogen reductase] hydrolase — protein sequence MHNIPTKDEVISRARGAFLGLAVGDALGAPAEFLTRMEIEQKFGVLKEMVGGGWLRLKPGQVTDDTEMSLCIGRALAAAGAWSLTCIADNLAAWLKSKPVDVGSTCSRGIRNYLLKGTLETPLNEWDGGNGAAMRMVPVALFTLGDQALLEHCTLQQAHLTHNHPLSDAASICFGRLLHLALTGRSLHRMRREAAELVQKHPTFSFDPYKGLATGYVVDTMQTVFHCFFRARSFERCLVETVNQGGDADTTGAIAGALAGAYFGEESIPARWLKRLDNKVVSEIADLSEELVLLSPFNK from the coding sequence ATGCACAATATCCCGACAAAAGACGAAGTCATATCACGCGCAAGGGGCGCCTTTCTCGGGCTGGCAGTCGGCGACGCGCTCGGCGCCCCCGCGGAGTTCCTGACCCGCATGGAGATCGAGCAGAAGTTCGGCGTGCTGAAGGAGATGGTCGGCGGAGGTTGGCTGAGGCTGAAGCCGGGGCAGGTGACGGACGACACCGAGATGTCGCTCTGCATAGGACGGGCGCTGGCCGCAGCCGGTGCCTGGTCGCTCACCTGTATCGCTGACAACCTGGCGGCCTGGCTTAAGTCGAAGCCTGTCGACGTGGGAAGCACCTGTTCCCGTGGCATCAGGAATTACCTGCTCAAAGGGACACTGGAGACCCCATTGAACGAATGGGACGGAGGCAACGGTGCCGCCATGCGGATGGTTCCCGTGGCCCTCTTCACCTTGGGGGATCAGGCCCTGCTGGAGCATTGCACCCTGCAGCAAGCCCACCTGACGCACAACCACCCGCTATCCGATGCCGCCTCCATCTGCTTTGGAAGGCTCCTGCACTTGGCGCTCACCGGGCGCTCATTGCACCGGATGCGGCGCGAGGCTGCCGAACTGGTGCAAAAGCACCCGACCTTCAGCTTCGACCCTTACAAAGGGCTCGCCACCGGATACGTGGTCGACACCATGCAGACTGTCTTTCACTGCTTCTTCAGGGCGCGTTCTTTCGAGCGGTGCCTGGTGGAGACGGTTAACCAGGGAGGGGACGCCGACACGACCGGAGCCATTGCCGGAGCGCTGGCGGGGGCCTACTTCGGCGAGGAGAGCATACCGGCAAGGTGGCTCAAGAGGCTGGACAACAAAGTCGTCTCCGAGATAGCCGACCTGTCGGAAGAGCTGGTTTTGCTGTCGCCCTTCAACAAATAA
- a CDS encoding NAD(+)--dinitrogen-reductase ADP-D-ribosyltransferase: MENSFNHCNLPPWVIASRHFNDNPHHLEIQGVRAANRFFFEKLESVSSPEERAAIFNDYMSVKFQLHQWQNQVTPTARKSLKNSYLRFLRGWMMDSNSVEGAVLKGWVESRMGLAPTFHNVRIGGIHDEEYLRYAMDRTKGSARTSAINSQLDLLYEYCQYELAKRYPDRKHLTLYRGTFERSEHDALEVLSKREELVRLNNLNSLTTDEERAWEFGYIVWEVRVPLAKIFFFSELLPNSILKGEGECLVIGGEYRVKRLMCTV, translated from the coding sequence ATGGAGAACTCCTTCAATCACTGCAACCTTCCCCCATGGGTCATCGCCTCCCGCCATTTCAACGACAACCCGCACCACTTGGAGATCCAGGGGGTGCGCGCCGCCAACCGCTTCTTCTTCGAAAAGCTCGAATCCGTAAGCTCGCCCGAGGAGCGCGCCGCCATCTTCAACGATTACATGTCGGTCAAGTTCCAGCTGCATCAGTGGCAGAACCAAGTCACGCCGACGGCGCGCAAGAGCCTGAAGAACAGTTATCTCCGCTTCCTGCGCGGCTGGATGATGGACTCGAATTCGGTGGAGGGGGCCGTTTTAAAAGGGTGGGTGGAGAGCCGGATGGGGCTTGCTCCCACCTTCCACAACGTGCGCATCGGGGGGATCCATGACGAAGAGTACCTCAGGTACGCCATGGACCGTACCAAGGGGAGCGCGCGCACCTCTGCCATCAACTCCCAGTTGGACCTCCTCTACGAGTACTGCCAGTACGAGCTCGCGAAAAGGTACCCGGACCGCAAGCACCTGACGCTCTACCGCGGGACTTTCGAGCGGAGCGAGCACGACGCCTTGGAGGTCCTTTCCAAGCGGGAGGAACTGGTGCGCCTCAACAACCTGAATTCCTTGACCACCGACGAAGAGCGCGCCTGGGAGTTCGGGTACATCGTCTGGGAGGTGCGGGTTCCCCTGGCGAAGATCTTCTTCTTCAGCGAGTTGCTGCCGAACTCGATCCTCAAAGGAGAAGGGGAATGCCTGGTAATTGGAGGCGAGTACCGCGTGAAACGCCTGATGTGCACCGTCTGA
- a CDS encoding NifB/NifX family molybdenum-iron cluster-binding protein, with amino-acid sequence MLIAVASKDGIEINQHFGHAERFLIYEVEDVQVRLVEQKAVEKYCRLDPDHPLRGDTLKETADALKGCRALVCAMMGEAPKLELERLGMETFVVEGKICDILPDLAKVL; translated from the coding sequence ATGCTAATTGCCGTAGCTTCCAAAGACGGTATCGAGATAAACCAGCACTTCGGCCACGCCGAGCGCTTCCTGATCTATGAGGTGGAGGATGTTCAGGTCCGCCTGGTGGAGCAAAAGGCGGTTGAGAAGTACTGCCGATTAGATCCCGATCATCCACTGCGCGGCGACACGCTCAAGGAAACCGCAGACGCTCTGAAGGGGTGCCGGGCCCTCGTCTGCGCCATGATGGGTGAAGCGCCGAAGCTTGAGCTGGAGAGGCTCGGCATGGAGACCTTCGTGGTTGAGGGGAAGATCTGCGATATCCTGCCCGATCTGGCCAAGGTGCTGTAG
- the fdxB gene encoding ferredoxin III, nif-specific, with the protein MAYITGLTKDKKEWTPQFIVSIDAETCIGCGRCFKVCAHDVLTFEEVDEDDSAKMFMTVSNSGNCIGCQACGRTCSKKCFTFQPVSA; encoded by the coding sequence ATGGCTTACATCACCGGTTTGACCAAAGACAAGAAAGAGTGGACCCCGCAGTTCATCGTATCCATCGACGCAGAGACCTGCATCGGCTGCGGCCGCTGCTTCAAAGTTTGCGCCCACGACGTTTTGACCTTCGAGGAAGTGGACGAGGACGATTCGGCCAAGATGTTCATGACGGTATCCAATTCCGGCAACTGCATCGGCTGTCAGGCGTGCGGCAGGACCTGCTCCAAGAAGTGCTTCACCTTCCAACCGGTTAGCGCCTGA
- the nifX gene encoding nitrogen fixation protein NifX → MKIAFTSQTGEMVDLHFGQTESFQVWEVGPDQASYLETLTVREAGGDEEDRIAARADLLSECAVVYTMQIGGPAAAKLIARRIHPLKTNVEVSLRDSVERLQEVLRGNPPPWLRKAMNKDTVGSFLDED, encoded by the coding sequence ATGAAAATCGCTTTTACATCGCAAACAGGTGAGATGGTAGATCTGCATTTTGGCCAGACGGAATCGTTTCAGGTCTGGGAAGTGGGGCCGGACCAGGCCAGTTACCTGGAGACCCTCACGGTCCGTGAGGCAGGAGGAGATGAGGAGGATCGGATCGCGGCTCGCGCCGACCTGCTGTCGGAGTGCGCGGTGGTCTACACCATGCAGATCGGAGGGCCGGCAGCCGCCAAGCTGATCGCGCGGCGCATTCACCCCTTGAAGACCAACGTCGAGGTGAGTCTCAGAGATTCGGTCGAGCGACTCCAGGAGGTGTTGCGGGGGAACCCTCCCCCCTGGCTGAGGAAAGCGATGAACAAGGATACGGTCGGGTCATTTCTCGACGAGGATTGA
- a CDS encoding bifunctional nitrogenase iron-molybdenum cofactor biosynthesis protein NifEN produces MAKPDWYDTTECETHDAGAPKFCKKSEPGEGTERSCAYDGARVVLMPITDVIHLVHGPIACAGNSWDNRGARSSGSQLYRRGFTTEMLQNDVVFGGEKKLYRAIQELAARYPEAKAIFVYATCVTSMTGDDIEAVCKAARDKVPMPVIPVNTPGFIGDKNIGNRLAGETLLKYVIGTAEPEFTTDYDINLIGEYNIAGDLWGMLPLFERLGIRVLSCISGDARFEELRCAHRAKLNVIICSKSLTNLAKKMQKDYGIPYVEESFYGLTDVAKALRDIARELDDAVNGMEKRTMQDRVEKLIAESEASCRRELAPYRERLAGKRAVLFTGGVKTWSMVNALSELGVEILAAGTQNSTLEDFYRMKALMHEDASIITDTSTAGLLSVMYQKLPDLIVAGGKTKFLALKTKTPFLDINHGRSHPYAGYQGMVTFAKQLDLTVNNPIWPLLNGKAPWEKEQDELEVDLLETSGHAERIAAEEMRSSRVKVPAKNATVNPQKNSPALGATLAYLGIDGMLSLLHGAQGCSTFIRLQLSRHFKESIALNSTSMSEEAAIFGGWENLKLGLDRVMEKFKPAVVGVMTSGLTETMGDDVRSAIVHFREAHPEHDAIPVIHASTPDYCGSMQEGYAAAVEAIVATLPEGGETVKGQVNLLPGCHYTPAEVEEIAEICSAFGLDPVVIPDISNALDGHIDPTVSPLSLGGVTVERIRSAGRSEATLYFGDSLADAALTLNTRFGIPCYGFTSVTGIAESDLLMTTLSALSGRPVPERFRRWRSRLMDAMVDSHYQFGLKKVALALESDHLKGMTVFLAGLGCEIQVAIAATRTRGLDRLPVQDLVVGDLEDLEQKAAGADLLVANSNGRQTAKKLGIDAHLRTGMPVFDRLGAHHKMWVGYQGTLNLVFEVANIFQANAKEAQKLSHN; encoded by the coding sequence ATGGCGAAGCCAGACTGGTACGACACAACCGAATGTGAAACACACGACGCGGGAGCCCCGAAGTTCTGCAAGAAATCGGAGCCGGGCGAGGGAACGGAAAGAAGCTGCGCCTACGACGGGGCGCGAGTGGTGCTGATGCCCATCACCGACGTCATCCACCTGGTCCATGGCCCCATCGCCTGTGCCGGCAACTCCTGGGACAACCGCGGGGCGCGCTCCAGCGGGTCGCAGCTCTACCGGCGCGGCTTCACCACCGAGATGCTGCAAAACGACGTCGTCTTCGGCGGCGAGAAGAAGCTTTACCGGGCCATACAGGAGTTGGCGGCGCGCTACCCGGAGGCGAAAGCGATCTTCGTCTACGCCACCTGCGTCACCTCGATGACCGGGGACGACATCGAAGCGGTCTGCAAGGCGGCCCGCGACAAGGTCCCGATGCCGGTGATCCCGGTGAACACCCCCGGCTTCATCGGCGACAAGAACATCGGGAACAGGCTGGCAGGCGAAACGCTCCTGAAATACGTGATCGGGACCGCGGAGCCGGAATTCACCACGGACTACGACATCAACCTGATCGGCGAGTACAACATCGCTGGGGACCTCTGGGGGATGCTGCCGCTTTTCGAACGGCTCGGCATCAGGGTGCTCTCCTGCATCAGTGGGGACGCCAGATTCGAGGAGCTTCGCTGCGCCCACCGGGCCAAGCTGAACGTCATCATCTGCTCCAAGAGCCTCACTAACCTCGCCAAGAAGATGCAGAAAGACTACGGGATCCCCTATGTCGAGGAATCCTTCTACGGACTGACCGACGTGGCGAAGGCGCTGCGCGACATCGCCCGGGAACTGGACGACGCGGTGAACGGCATGGAGAAGCGGACCATGCAGGACCGGGTGGAGAAGCTCATCGCCGAGAGCGAGGCGTCGTGCCGCAGGGAGCTCGCACCGTACCGGGAGCGGCTGGCCGGGAAGCGGGCGGTCCTTTTCACCGGGGGGGTGAAAACCTGGTCCATGGTGAACGCGCTCTCCGAGCTGGGGGTGGAGATTCTGGCGGCCGGGACCCAGAACTCGACGCTGGAGGACTTCTATCGGATGAAGGCCCTGATGCACGAGGACGCCTCCATCATCACAGACACCAGCACCGCCGGGCTTCTCTCGGTCATGTACCAAAAGCTGCCGGACCTGATCGTGGCGGGGGGAAAGACGAAGTTCCTCGCCCTGAAGACCAAGACCCCTTTCCTCGACATAAACCACGGGCGCTCCCACCCCTATGCCGGATACCAGGGGATGGTCACTTTCGCGAAGCAGCTCGACCTGACCGTGAACAACCCGATCTGGCCGCTTTTAAACGGGAAGGCGCCCTGGGAGAAGGAGCAGGACGAACTCGAGGTCGATCTGCTGGAGACCTCCGGACACGCGGAGCGGATTGCCGCCGAGGAGATGAGGTCGTCGCGCGTCAAGGTGCCGGCGAAAAACGCCACGGTGAACCCGCAGAAGAACTCGCCGGCATTGGGCGCCACGCTCGCCTACCTCGGCATCGACGGGATGCTCAGCCTGCTGCACGGGGCGCAGGGGTGCTCCACCTTCATCAGGCTGCAGCTCTCCCGTCATTTCAAGGAGTCGATCGCTCTGAACTCGACCAGCATGAGCGAGGAGGCCGCCATCTTCGGCGGCTGGGAGAACCTGAAGCTCGGTCTCGACAGGGTGATGGAGAAATTCAAGCCGGCCGTGGTGGGGGTGATGACCTCGGGCCTCACCGAGACCATGGGGGACGACGTGCGAAGCGCCATCGTCCACTTCCGCGAGGCGCATCCCGAGCACGACGCGATACCCGTCATCCACGCCTCGACGCCGGATTACTGCGGCTCGATGCAGGAGGGTTACGCCGCTGCCGTCGAGGCGATCGTGGCTACCCTCCCGGAGGGGGGGGAGACCGTCAAGGGACAGGTCAATCTCCTGCCGGGATGCCACTACACTCCGGCCGAGGTGGAGGAAATTGCAGAGATCTGCAGCGCGTTCGGTCTCGACCCGGTGGTGATCCCGGACATCTCCAACGCCCTGGACGGGCATATCGACCCGACCGTTTCCCCCCTCTCGCTGGGGGGGGTGACCGTGGAGCGGATCCGGTCCGCCGGGCGAAGCGAGGCCACCCTCTACTTCGGCGATTCCCTCGCCGACGCGGCGCTGACCCTCAATACGCGGTTCGGCATACCCTGCTACGGCTTCACCTCCGTCACCGGGATTGCCGAGAGCGACCTGTTGATGACAACCCTCTCTGCGCTCTCCGGGCGCCCCGTACCCGAAAGATTCCGCCGCTGGAGGAGCCGCCTGATGGACGCCATGGTCGACAGCCATTACCAGTTCGGCCTGAAGAAGGTCGCCCTGGCGCTTGAGTCTGACCACCTCAAGGGGATGACCGTCTTCCTCGCCGGTCTCGGCTGCGAGATCCAGGTCGCCATAGCCGCCACGAGGACGCGGGGGCTGGACCGGCTCCCGGTGCAGGATCTTGTCGTCGGCGACCTGGAGGATCTGGAGCAAAAGGCTGCCGGAGCCGATCTGCTGGTGGCCAACTCCAACGGGAGGCAGACAGCCAAGAAGCTCGGCATCGACGCCCATCTCAGGACAGGGATGCCGGTCTTCGACCGGCTCGGCGCTCATCACAAGATGTGGGTGGGTTACCAGGGGACCCTGAACCTGGTCTTCGAGGTGGCCAACATCTTTCAAGCCAACGCCAAGGAAGCACAGAAGCTCTCGCACAACTAG
- the nifK gene encoding nitrogenase molybdenum-iron protein subunit beta — MANNLGLAVKPVTETPEAEVRRVAAWINTEEYKEKNFARTALTINPAHACQPLGAELAAHGFEGTLPFVHGSQGCASYYRSTLNRHFREPAPAVSDAMTEDGAVFGGQSNLHEGLENAYALYKPKMIAVFTSCMPEIIGDDLTAFIRNAKQKELIPKEFPVPYANTPSFNGSHVHGYDAMLVSILQTLTEGKQVEGRCTGKLNLIAGFDANTGNYREYKRILEAFGIPFTLLGDISDVFDSPNDGVYRPYPGGTRLDDAADSINGKATVALGTYSTSKTFAWIRDNFAGKHAALPMPFGIAKTDALLMQISELFGKPVPESLKAERGRAVDLMTDAHQYMHGKKFALYGDPDYLLGYVSFLLEMGARPHHILCSKGSKKLEKELNALLAASPYGQGGTVYINKDLWHLRSLVMTDPVDAVIGDTHGKFLARDAKIPLFRFGFPVFDRVNLHRVPLIGYQGVLNIVSTICNQFIDIVDETCEERHFEMMR; from the coding sequence ATGGCTAACAATCTTGGACTAGCAGTCAAACCTGTCACCGAGACCCCCGAGGCGGAGGTGCGGAGGGTTGCGGCCTGGATCAATACCGAGGAGTACAAGGAAAAGAACTTCGCCCGTACCGCGCTCACCATCAACCCCGCGCACGCCTGCCAGCCGCTGGGGGCCGAGCTGGCGGCGCACGGCTTCGAGGGGACCCTTCCCTTCGTGCACGGCTCCCAGGGGTGCGCCTCCTACTACCGCTCCACTTTGAACCGCCACTTCAGGGAGCCGGCGCCGGCGGTCTCCGACGCCATGACCGAGGACGGAGCGGTGTTCGGCGGCCAGAGCAACCTGCACGAGGGGCTGGAAAACGCCTACGCGCTCTACAAGCCGAAGATGATCGCCGTTTTTACCTCCTGCATGCCCGAGATCATCGGCGACGACCTGACCGCTTTCATCAGGAACGCCAAGCAGAAGGAGCTCATCCCCAAGGAGTTCCCCGTCCCCTACGCCAACACCCCGAGCTTCAACGGCTCGCATGTCCACGGCTACGATGCCATGCTCGTCTCCATCCTGCAGACGCTGACCGAGGGGAAACAGGTGGAGGGGCGCTGCACCGGAAAACTCAACCTCATCGCCGGCTTCGACGCCAACACCGGGAACTACCGCGAGTACAAGAGGATCCTTGAGGCTTTCGGCATCCCCTTCACGCTATTGGGTGACATCTCCGATGTCTTCGACTCCCCCAACGACGGCGTCTACCGACCTTATCCTGGCGGCACCAGGCTCGACGACGCCGCCGACTCCATCAACGGGAAGGCCACCGTGGCGCTCGGCACCTATTCCACCAGCAAGACCTTCGCCTGGATCAGGGACAACTTCGCCGGCAAGCACGCGGCCCTGCCGATGCCTTTCGGGATCGCCAAGACCGACGCCCTGCTGATGCAGATCTCGGAGCTCTTCGGAAAGCCGGTCCCGGAGTCCCTCAAGGCCGAGCGCGGCAGGGCGGTCGACCTGATGACCGACGCGCACCAGTACATGCACGGCAAGAAGTTCGCCCTCTACGGCGACCCGGACTACCTCCTGGGGTACGTCTCCTTCCTCCTGGAGATGGGGGCGAGGCCGCACCACATCCTCTGTTCCAAGGGGAGCAAGAAGCTTGAGAAGGAGCTGAACGCCCTTTTGGCCGCATCCCCCTACGGCCAGGGGGGAACGGTCTACATCAACAAGGACCTTTGGCACCTCAGGAGCCTGGTGATGACCGACCCGGTGGACGCGGTGATCGGCGATACCCACGGCAAGTTCCTGGCGCGCGACGCGAAGATCCCGCTGTTCCGTTTCGGCTTCCCGGTCTTCGACCGGGTGAACCTGCACCGGGTGCCGCTTATCGGCTACCAGGGGGTGCTGAACATAGTCTCGACCATCTGCAACCAGTTCATAGACATAGTGGACGAGACCTGCGAGGAAAGGCACTTCGAGATGATGAGATAG
- the nifD gene encoding nitrogenase molybdenum-iron protein alpha chain: MSKEITKVEGITKESTQQMIDKVLESYPEKGRKKRAPHLAPNDQASGCACVKSNKKTVPGVMSARGCAYAGAKGVVWGPIRDMVHVSHGPVGCGWYSWGTRRNLMSGINGVTNFAMQFTSDFQEKDVVYGGDKKLSVLLREAKELFPLAKGISVLSECPVGLIGDDINAVAKASAAELDLPIIPCNCEGFRGVSQSLGHHISNDTIRDYIIETREFPEPVGPYDIALIGEYNIGGDAWSTKPLLEECGFNVKSVWTGDGEMEKIAATHQVKLNVIHCYRSMNYMCKVMEEKYGIPWIELNFFGPSKIRESLRKLAELFDDSIKEKVEAVIAKYDAQMQAVIDEYRPRLEGKKVMLYVGGLRPRHTINAYEDLGMICVGSGYEFAHSDDYDRTAPEMPDATVVYDDASELELEQFAHVLKPDLVASGIKEKYLFQKMAIPFRQMHSWDYSGPYHGYLGFPIFARDIDMAINSPTWNLVQAPF; this comes from the coding sequence ATGTCCAAAGAGATCACGAAAGTTGAAGGGATCACCAAGGAGTCGACCCAGCAGATGATCGACAAAGTCCTTGAGTCATACCCCGAGAAGGGAAGGAAGAAGCGTGCGCCGCACCTGGCGCCCAACGACCAGGCCTCCGGCTGCGCCTGCGTCAAATCGAACAAGAAGACGGTGCCCGGGGTGATGAGCGCCCGCGGCTGCGCCTATGCCGGCGCCAAAGGGGTCGTCTGGGGCCCGATCCGCGACATGGTCCACGTCTCCCACGGGCCGGTCGGGTGCGGCTGGTACTCCTGGGGCACCAGGAGGAACCTGATGAGCGGCATCAACGGCGTCACCAACTTCGCCATGCAGTTCACCTCCGATTTCCAGGAAAAGGACGTGGTCTACGGCGGCGACAAGAAGCTCTCCGTGCTGCTCAGGGAAGCCAAAGAGCTCTTCCCGCTCGCCAAGGGGATCTCGGTCCTCTCCGAATGCCCGGTGGGGCTCATCGGCGACGACATCAACGCCGTAGCCAAGGCCTCCGCCGCGGAGCTGGATCTCCCGATCATCCCCTGCAACTGTGAGGGGTTCCGCGGGGTGTCCCAGTCCCTGGGGCACCACATCTCCAACGACACAATCCGCGACTACATCATCGAGACCCGCGAGTTCCCCGAGCCGGTCGGCCCCTACGACATCGCCCTGATCGGCGAGTACAACATAGGCGGCGACGCCTGGTCCACGAAGCCCCTTCTCGAGGAGTGCGGCTTCAACGTCAAGTCCGTCTGGACCGGCGACGGCGAGATGGAGAAGATCGCCGCCACCCACCAGGTGAAGCTCAACGTGATCCACTGCTACCGCTCCATGAACTACATGTGCAAGGTGATGGAGGAAAAATACGGCATACCCTGGATCGAACTCAACTTCTTCGGCCCGAGCAAGATCAGGGAGAGCCTGAGAAAGCTCGCCGAGCTCTTTGACGACTCCATCAAGGAGAAGGTCGAAGCAGTGATCGCCAAGTACGACGCCCAGATGCAGGCCGTGATCGACGAATACCGCCCGAGGCTGGAAGGGAAGAAGGTGATGCTCTACGTCGGCGGGCTCCGCCCCCGCCACACGATTAACGCCTACGAGGACCTCGGCATGATCTGCGTCGGCTCCGGGTACGAGTTCGCCCACAGCGACGACTACGACCGGACGGCGCCGGAGATGCCGGACGCCACCGTGGTCTACGACGACGCTTCGGAGCTAGAGCTGGAGCAGTTCGCCCACGTTCTCAAGCCGGACCTGGTCGCCTCCGGCATCAAGGAGAAGTACCTGTTCCAGAAGATGGCGATTCCCTTCCGCCAGATGCACAGCTGGGACTACTCCGGCCCCTACCACGGCTACCTGGGGTTCCCGATCTTCGCCAGGGACATCGACATGGCGATCAACAGCCCGACCTGGAACCTGGTACAGGCCCCGTTCTAG
- the nifH gene encoding nitrogenase iron protein — protein MRQIAIYGKGGIGKSTTTQNTVAGLASLGKKVMIVGCDPKADSTRLMLHAKAQTTVMDLVRELGTVEDLELGDVLKVGYGDVKCVESGGPEPGVGCAGRGVITAINFLEENGAYTDDLDFVFYDVLGDVVCGGFAMPIRENKAEEIYIVCSGEMMAMYAANNIAKGILKYATSGKVRLGGLICNSRNTDREADLIEALAAKLGTQMIHFVPRDNQVQRAELRRMTVIEYSPEHKQADEYLDLARKISENKKLVVPTPLTMDELEELLMEFGIMEADDESVVGVAEAAAN, from the coding sequence ATGAGACAGATCGCGATCTACGGCAAAGGCGGCATCGGGAAATCGACCACGACCCAGAACACCGTGGCGGGGCTGGCATCGCTGGGGAAGAAGGTGATGATCGTGGGGTGCGACCCCAAGGCGGACTCCACCCGGCTGATGCTCCACGCCAAGGCGCAGACGACGGTAATGGACCTGGTGCGCGAGCTCGGCACGGTCGAGGACCTTGAGCTGGGCGACGTCCTGAAGGTCGGCTACGGCGACGTGAAATGCGTGGAGTCCGGCGGGCCGGAGCCCGGCGTCGGTTGCGCCGGCCGCGGCGTCATCACCGCCATCAACTTCCTGGAGGAAAACGGCGCCTACACCGACGACCTCGACTTCGTCTTCTACGACGTCCTGGGCGACGTCGTCTGCGGCGGGTTCGCCATGCCGATCCGGGAGAACAAGGCCGAGGAGATCTACATCGTCTGTTCCGGCGAGATGATGGCGATGTACGCCGCCAACAACATCGCCAAGGGGATCCTCAAATATGCCACATCCGGCAAGGTCCGCCTCGGCGGGCTGATCTGCAACTCCCGCAACACCGACCGCGAGGCGGACCTGATCGAGGCGCTGGCAGCGAAACTCGGGACCCAGATGATCCACTTCGTCCCCCGCGACAACCAGGTGCAGAGGGCGGAGCTCAGGAGGATGACGGTCATCGAATACTCTCCGGAGCACAAGCAGGCCGACGAGTACCTGGACCTCGCCCGGAAGATTTCCGAGAACAAGAAGCTGGTGGTGCCGACCCCTCTCACCATGGACGAGTTGGAGGAGCTCCTGATGGAGTTCGGCATCATGGAGGCTGACGACGAGTCGGTCGTCGGCGTGGCGGAAGCGGCAGCCAACTAA
- the modC gene encoding molybdenum ABC transporter ATP-binding protein, with amino-acid sequence MELRMAAVKQLGSFSLSVDFTLVGERTGIFGASGSGKSTLVALLAGLQQPDRGEIVLDGEPLFSSSKSIDLPAERRRVAVVFQHPCLFPHLSVKSNLLYGLRRCLPENRVTDFGLLVEILELKDLLKRGVNLLSGGERQRVALGRALLANPRLLLMDEPLSALDDGLRFQIIPYLKAVSEQFGIPYLFISHSLTEMRLMAEEVLVLSRGEVVERTSSEQVARSRMGQSKIGYINQLNLQDACSSGDLFSYRWGDDRLLISAGSDEKQAVFQLSSKDIILFRKHPEAISARNLLKCNVAGIFTSGNRVGVELACGTNRLVAELVQQALEELQIAVGSEVYAAIKASAFRRVRGDGR; translated from the coding sequence GTGGAACTCCGTATGGCCGCGGTCAAGCAACTGGGAAGTTTTTCGCTTTCGGTCGATTTCACCCTGGTCGGCGAACGCACCGGCATCTTCGGCGCGTCCGGAAGCGGGAAATCCACACTGGTCGCGCTGCTTGCCGGGTTGCAGCAGCCGGACCGGGGAGAGATCGTCCTCGATGGCGAGCCCCTGTTCAGCAGCAGCAAAAGTATCGACCTGCCGGCGGAGCGGCGACGGGTCGCGGTGGTCTTCCAGCACCCCTGTCTCTTTCCCCACCTGAGCGTGAAGTCCAATCTCCTCTACGGCCTTAGGCGCTGCCTCCCCGAAAACCGCGTGACGGATTTCGGCCTGCTGGTCGAGATACTGGAACTGAAAGATCTCCTGAAAAGAGGGGTCAACCTCCTCTCCGGCGGGGAAAGGCAGCGCGTCGCCCTTGGGCGCGCCCTCCTGGCCAACCCGCGCCTGCTGCTGATGGACGAGCCGCTCTCCGCACTCGACGACGGGCTCAGGTTCCAGATCATCCCTTACCTAAAAGCGGTGAGCGAACAGTTCGGCATACCCTACCTCTTCATCTCGCACTCCCTTACCGAGATGCGACTGATGGCGGAGGAGGTCCTGGTGCTATCCCGGGGCGAGGTGGTCGAGCGGACCAGCTCGGAACAGGTCGCGCGCTCCCGCATGGGGCAAAGCAAGATCGGTTACATCAACCAGCTGAACCTCCAGGACGCCTGCTCCAGCGGCGACCTGTTCTCGTACCGTTGGGGAGACGACCGGCTATTGATATCGGCAGGAAGCGATGAAAAGCAAGCGGTGTTCCAACTCTCCTCCAAGGACATCATCCTTTTCAGGAAGCATCCCGAGGCCATCAGCGCCAGAAACCTGCTGAAGTGCAATGTGGCCGGCATCTTTACCTCCGGCAACCGGGTCGGCGTCGAACTTGCGTGCGGCACCAACCGCCTGGTGGCGGAACTGGTGCAGCAAGCCTTGGAGGAACTGCAGATAGCCGTCGGAAGCGAGGTGTACGCAGCGATCAAAGCCTCGGCTTTCCGCCGGGTGCGGGGTGACGGCCGGTAA